One part of the Paraglaciecola sp. L3A3 genome encodes these proteins:
- a CDS encoding prepilin-type N-terminal cleavage/methylation domain-containing protein yields MFQNNKNGFTLIELIIVIVILGILAVVAAPKFIDFRSEAIIASSTSLKGVIETTSSLIYSKSVIEGVEKLASAEITISGEKIEVVYGYPAANQNGISAAINFDEGDWANGVRDKEWHSRESTYSGAWVYWHGSINEDAGNVQQCYLRYRQSVAQNTKPVIDSVLTNC; encoded by the coding sequence ATGTTTCAGAATAATAAAAATGGTTTTACCCTGATAGAACTGATCATTGTGATTGTCATTCTAGGTATTTTAGCTGTGGTTGCAGCTCCCAAATTTATAGATTTTCGTTCCGAAGCAATCATTGCTTCTTCTACAAGTTTGAAAGGTGTAATCGAGACGACTTCTAGTCTGATATACAGCAAGTCAGTAATAGAAGGGGTGGAAAAACTAGCATCTGCTGAAATCACAATCAGTGGAGAAAAAATTGAAGTGGTTTATGGTTACCCCGCCGCGAATCAGAATGGCATTAGTGCTGCGATAAACTTTGACGAAGGTGATTGGGCTAACGGAGTGCGTGACAAAGAATGGCACAGTCGCGAAAGCACTTATTCAGGCGCATGGGTTTATTGGCATGGCAGTATTAATGAAGATGCAGGAAACGTTCAACAATGTTATTTACGCTATCGCCAGTCTGTGGCTCAAAATACCAAACCCGTAATTGACTCTGTATTAACGAATTGCTGA
- a CDS encoding phospholipase A: MPSLVLAQQDAAPTESEKSNIDACLLVAVMNARPDQTVGELKEKCAGKKTNRVKKRHVLEQEAAQNPFAILPHRPNYLLPLTLSSIRREPYAGVSVGPELDNLEAKFQVSLKYLAWENFIFNDLDMSFAFTATSWWQSYNNDISAPFRETNYEPELLFTYNHSWSLLSLPVEQTSLSFNHQSNGQTGLLSRSWNRIIASVIFAHTNNVTWGIRGWYRIPEEEKLDPMAPEGDDNPFIERYLGYGELGGLWSISDKHSLEFMFRNNLRNDNRGAVQLGWSFPINGKLQGYVEYFNGYGESLIYFDQHTQSIGLGFKLTNWL, encoded by the coding sequence ATGCCCAGTTTAGTGTTGGCTCAACAAGATGCAGCTCCAACTGAATCAGAAAAAAGTAATATTGATGCCTGTTTATTGGTAGCAGTGATGAATGCTCGTCCCGATCAAACTGTGGGAGAGTTAAAAGAAAAGTGTGCAGGTAAGAAAACCAATAGGGTGAAAAAACGTCATGTGTTAGAACAAGAGGCTGCACAAAACCCTTTTGCTATCTTGCCCCATAGGCCGAATTATTTATTGCCTTTGACATTGTCAAGCATTAGGCGAGAACCTTATGCGGGGGTTTCTGTTGGCCCTGAGTTAGATAATTTAGAAGCGAAATTTCAGGTTTCACTAAAATACTTGGCTTGGGAAAATTTTATTTTTAACGATTTGGATATGTCATTTGCCTTTACTGCTACCAGTTGGTGGCAATCTTATAATAATGATATTTCGGCTCCCTTTCGTGAAACTAATTACGAACCAGAGTTACTCTTTACTTACAATCATTCTTGGTCTTTGTTGAGCTTACCTGTTGAGCAAACCTCTTTGTCTTTTAATCATCAATCGAATGGCCAAACAGGTTTGTTATCTAGGAGTTGGAATCGAATTATCGCTAGTGTGATTTTTGCCCATACCAATAATGTGACATGGGGAATAAGGGGCTGGTATCGAATACCTGAAGAGGAAAAACTCGACCCTATGGCACCAGAAGGTGACGATAATCCCTTTATCGAAAGGTATTTAGGTTACGGTGAATTGGGTGGGTTGTGGAGCATTTCAGATAAACATTCTTTAGAGTTTATGTTTCGCAATAATCTACGCAATGATAACAGAGGGGCCGTGCAACTTGGCTGGTCTTTCCCAATCAACGGCAAGTTACAAGGTTACGTAGAATATTTTAATGGTTATGGTGAAAGTTTGATTTACTTTGATCAACATACCCAAAGTATTGGTTTAGGCTTTAAATTAACTAACTGGTTATAA
- a CDS encoding zinc transporter ZntB codes for MNNPQHEALLWALNLSSNDPAKQLDMQSLLNISKEENFSWVHVQADAHDAEDCLSQLGVQNEIIDALCTTETRPKALQFGEGMLIYLRGINRNPNTDPEDMVSLRLWVTKNRLISARRKDRRLLSVQDVKDEIAQNIIPQSPMDLVVDIITKIANRISETVDELDEELTSFESDEGIEQQDRMKLSLVRRKSASLRRYLAPQRDALDAIYRFHKSLSQEQAFDLRDQTDRMSRYVEELDLARERAMVLQDELRNRIAELQGMRMYVLSLVTAIFLPLSFLTGVFGMNVAGLPGTEEPSSFINLVGGMIAVALIATVIMVWKKWL; via the coding sequence ATGAATAATCCCCAGCATGAAGCCTTGTTATGGGCATTAAACCTTAGCTCTAATGACCCCGCCAAACAGCTAGATATGCAAAGTTTACTCAACATAAGCAAGGAAGAAAATTTTAGTTGGGTGCATGTCCAAGCGGACGCCCACGATGCCGAAGATTGTTTATCGCAGCTAGGCGTACAAAATGAAATCATTGATGCCCTGTGTACCACTGAAACTCGTCCTAAAGCCTTACAGTTTGGCGAAGGTATGTTGATTTACCTTAGGGGCATTAATCGCAACCCCAATACTGATCCAGAAGATATGGTGTCATTACGATTGTGGGTGACCAAAAATAGGCTCATTTCAGCCCGAAGAAAAGACCGTAGATTACTTTCTGTACAAGATGTAAAAGATGAAATAGCACAAAATATTATTCCGCAAAGTCCTATGGATCTGGTGGTAGATATCATCACCAAAATTGCTAACAGGATCAGTGAAACCGTCGACGAATTAGATGAAGAGTTAACCAGTTTTGAGTCTGACGAAGGCATTGAGCAACAAGACAGGATGAAACTATCATTAGTACGCAGAAAATCAGCCTCGCTACGACGTTACCTAGCCCCGCAAAGAGATGCACTAGACGCGATTTATCGTTTTCATAAATCTCTTAGTCAAGAGCAAGCCTTTGATTTACGAGACCAAACCGACAGAATGAGTCGCTATGTTGAAGAGCTCGACTTAGCAAGAGAACGGGCTATGGTTCTACAAGACGAACTGCGAAATAGAATTGCTGAATTACAAGGCATGCGAATGTACGTGCTGTCTTTAGTGACCGCAATATTTTTACCCCTGTCATTTTTAACCGGGGTATTTGGAATGAATGTCGCTGGACTTCCTGGCACAGAAGAGCCCAGTTCATTTATCAATTTAGTGGGAGGCATGATAGCAGTCGCATTAATCGCGACTGTCATCATGGTATGGAAAAAATGGTTATAA
- a CDS encoding FAD-dependent monooxygenase: MSINIAIAGAGIGGLCSALAFAKQGYTVAVYERNSNLGEVGAGLQLSPNAMHVLSALGVVDKIKAIAFAPQSAVMRHFKSGAEYFSVPLADTCEDQYAAEYLHIHRADLHFILHQACLEFGVNAHLGQGVKGYQQTVQGVSIEFNDGTSQQADILIGADGIRSNVQACMLGEKKPYFTGQVAWRGTVATSDLPKGLIKPNANLWVGPDKHFVSYYLRGGDLVNFVAVQERDDWRNESWNEPGDISQLRQTFSGWHPEVTELLAATQSCFLWALFDRKPLTQWVDKNVALLGDACHPMLPFLAQGAAMAIEDAYTLAACLSINADSQAALLQYQNLRIKRTSDIQIAARANANLYHMSTPVERAKLAVLKGLSKVGLSESLASKKLESIYGHNVVKQLS; encoded by the coding sequence ATGAGTATAAATATTGCTATTGCTGGAGCCGGAATTGGTGGTTTGTGCAGCGCTCTTGCTTTTGCTAAACAAGGTTATACAGTTGCAGTTTATGAACGAAATAGTAATTTAGGTGAAGTAGGTGCTGGTTTGCAGCTTAGTCCAAATGCCATGCATGTTTTGTCGGCTTTAGGTGTAGTAGACAAAATCAAAGCAATAGCATTTGCTCCACAATCGGCTGTGATGCGGCACTTCAAAAGCGGTGCTGAATATTTTTCTGTACCTTTGGCTGATACCTGTGAGGATCAATACGCAGCTGAATATCTGCATATTCACCGCGCCGATTTACATTTTATTTTACATCAGGCTTGTTTGGAGTTTGGTGTGAATGCACATCTTGGACAGGGCGTCAAAGGTTACCAGCAGACAGTTCAAGGCGTTTCCATAGAATTTAACGACGGTACAAGTCAACAAGCTGATATATTGATTGGTGCTGACGGTATTCGTTCTAACGTGCAAGCCTGTATGTTAGGTGAGAAAAAACCATATTTCACTGGCCAAGTGGCTTGGCGTGGCACAGTGGCAACTAGCGATTTACCTAAAGGTTTAATTAAGCCTAATGCTAATTTGTGGGTCGGGCCAGATAAACATTTTGTTAGTTACTATTTACGTGGTGGTGATTTAGTGAATTTTGTTGCGGTGCAAGAACGCGACGATTGGCGTAATGAGTCTTGGAATGAGCCTGGAGATATCAGTCAGTTACGGCAAACGTTTAGTGGTTGGCATCCTGAGGTGACAGAGTTATTAGCGGCCACTCAGAGTTGTTTTTTATGGGCCTTATTTGATCGTAAACCTTTAACTCAATGGGTAGACAAAAATGTGGCTTTGTTGGGAGATGCATGTCATCCGATGTTGCCATTTTTAGCCCAAGGTGCGGCTATGGCTATCGAAGATGCATACACTTTAGCGGCTTGTTTAAGTATAAATGCCGACAGTCAAGCAGCGTTGCTGCAATATCAAAATTTAAGAATTAAACGTACCAGTGACATTCAAATTGCTGCTCGTGCCAATGCCAATTTGTATCATATGTCGACCCCAGTTGAACGAGCTAAATTGGCAGTGTTAAAAGGCTTATCTAAAGTGGGCTTGAGTGAAAGCCTAGCCAGTAAAAAACTTGAATCTATCTATGGGCATAATGTAGTGAAACAGCTAAGTTAA
- a CDS encoding deoxyribodipyrimidine photo-lyase produces MVWFRQDLRLRDNPALNYAAEQGSVLPLYIDDKTCPAAYQLGGASKWWLHHSLTSLNHSLDNQLHCQSGDAQQIILAWVKKHNITSVVWNRCYEPWQIKRDTAIKQALVDLGVAVKSFNASLLWEPWQVLKKDQTPYKVFTPYYRNGCLSQPNPRMPIAAPASLNIKYNKADDIGIETLNLLPDIPWDLQIQKMWQPGEQGASEKLKTFLPDGAHHYKAKRDMPSVTGTSQLSAHLHFGEISPNQIWYAGIHALNGNTENIGLDCYLSELGWREFSYYLLYHFPTLPEQNFSKKFEYFQWRTDPPALKAWQQGQTGIPIIDAGMRELWQTGTMHNRVRMLVASFLVKNLLVDWRQGAKWFWDCLLDADLAANSASWQWVAGTGADAAPYFRIFNPVTQGQKFDTEGEYVRQFCPELSQLPNKYIHNPWDASVDILRQANVSLGTTYPRPIADLKTTRQRALDTLSLSKQYLQPIK; encoded by the coding sequence TTGGTTTGGTTTAGACAAGATTTACGTTTACGAGACAATCCAGCCCTCAATTACGCGGCCGAACAAGGCAGTGTGCTGCCTTTATATATTGATGATAAAACTTGCCCTGCAGCATATCAGTTAGGTGGCGCGTCGAAATGGTGGTTACATCATTCATTAACTTCACTAAATCATTCACTTGATAATCAACTGCACTGCCAGTCTGGTGATGCTCAGCAGATTATTTTAGCTTGGGTGAAAAAGCACAATATTACCTCTGTGGTATGGAATCGTTGTTACGAACCTTGGCAAATAAAACGCGACACAGCGATTAAGCAAGCCTTAGTAGACTTAGGCGTTGCAGTAAAAAGTTTTAATGCATCTTTGCTTTGGGAACCTTGGCAAGTTCTCAAAAAAGACCAAACACCTTACAAGGTATTTACCCCTTACTACCGTAATGGTTGTTTATCACAGCCGAACCCAAGAATGCCTATTGCTGCCCCTGCCAGTTTAAACATTAAATATAATAAAGCAGATGATATTGGCATAGAGACATTAAATTTATTACCTGATATACCTTGGGATCTGCAAATTCAAAAAATGTGGCAACCTGGGGAACAAGGCGCGTCAGAAAAATTGAAAACCTTTTTGCCTGATGGAGCTCATCATTATAAGGCCAAAAGAGATATGCCCAGTGTGACAGGGACTTCTCAATTATCTGCGCACTTACATTTTGGTGAGATATCCCCCAACCAGATTTGGTATGCAGGTATTCATGCGTTAAATGGCAATACTGAGAATATTGGCTTAGATTGTTATTTAAGCGAACTAGGCTGGCGTGAATTTTCTTATTATTTGCTTTATCACTTCCCCACACTACCAGAACAAAACTTCAGCAAAAAGTTTGAATATTTTCAATGGCGCACCGATCCACCAGCATTAAAAGCTTGGCAACAAGGACAAACTGGTATTCCTATCATAGATGCAGGTATGCGCGAGTTATGGCAAACCGGCACTATGCATAATCGAGTGCGTATGTTGGTGGCGTCGTTTTTGGTTAAAAATTTATTAGTAGATTGGCGTCAAGGTGCCAAATGGTTTTGGGATTGTTTATTAGATGCAGATTTAGCCGCTAACAGTGCCAGTTGGCAGTGGGTCGCAGGCACAGGTGCAGATGCTGCGCCCTACTTCCGAATTTTCAACCCTGTCACCCAAGGGCAGAAATTCGATACCGAGGGAGAATATGTGCGCCAGTTTTGTCCTGAACTGTCCCAACTACCGAATAAGTATATCCATAATCCTTGGGACGCCAGTGTAGATATATTACGCCAAGCCAATGTCAGTTTAGGCACAACCTATCCTCGACCTATAGCTGACTTAAAAACAACCAGACAGCGAGCCCTGGATACCTTGAGTCTATCTAAGCAGTATCTACAGCCAATTAAATAA
- a CDS encoding PRC-barrel domain containing protein, with amino-acid sequence MLVSLKELSGITVSAEDGDVGEVEDIYFDDRFWTIRFLVMDTHPWMPFSDKVLISPIAIDNFTSKDHSLKVSMTRDAVKDSPKIEEHETVSREFEKTYFDYFGYGYYWYGDGAWGQYAYPTALYDSAVLPIENIQQQHIESSNHLRSANEVNHYSIAALDGKKGYVKDFIWDTHTWSLRYLVVDTRDWLPGGKKVLISPDQFEKVNWGSKTVSCNINLAQIKACPEYQAEKLNDPEYLQQVRNKLQVNA; translated from the coding sequence ATGTTAGTTAGTTTAAAAGAATTAAGCGGAATTACTGTTAGTGCTGAAGATGGAGATGTGGGCGAAGTAGAAGACATCTACTTTGATGATAGATTTTGGACTATACGCTTCTTGGTGATGGATACCCATCCATGGATGCCATTCAGTGACAAGGTTTTAATCAGCCCTATTGCAATAGATAATTTTACCTCAAAAGATCATAGCCTAAAAGTGTCGATGACTAGGGATGCAGTAAAAGATAGCCCTAAAATCGAAGAACATGAAACCGTGTCTCGGGAGTTCGAAAAAACCTATTTTGATTATTTTGGTTATGGTTATTACTGGTATGGAGACGGCGCATGGGGCCAATATGCCTACCCTACTGCATTATATGATTCAGCAGTATTACCGATAGAAAATATTCAACAACAGCACATCGAAAGCAGTAATCATTTACGCTCGGCCAATGAAGTGAACCATTACAGTATTGCCGCCTTAGATGGCAAAAAAGGCTATGTAAAAGATTTTATTTGGGACACCCATACTTGGTCATTACGCTATCTAGTGGTCGACACCCGAGACTGGTTACCTGGCGGTAAAAAAGTACTGATTTCGCCAGATCAATTTGAAAAGGTTAATTGGGGCAGCAAAACTGTCAGCTGCAATATTAATTTGGCACAAATCAAAGCTTGTCCAGAATACCAAGCAGAAAAATTAAATGATCCTGAGTACTTACAACAAGTGCGAAATAAGCTCCAAGTTAATGCTTAA
- a CDS encoding lyase family protein, translating to MQTDNSDSSAYEHSTSDVLYGNETAKALSNFTISQLTMPRAFLWALGTLKGACAEANLTLKLLDKEKAQAIILAAEEVANGFHDKQFPVDVFQTGSGTSTNMNANEVISTLVSLRSNNKLSVHPNDHVNLGQSSNDIIPSCIHLSAAMLINHELLPALQHLTRTINEKAQAHHNTIKTGRTHLMDAMPLSFAQEISGWSAQIDYVHEQLNLSLTNLCHLAIGGTAIGTGVNTHVEFGEMVCKNIAEKTTLAFTPAGNYFRAISSQDTAVNISGILKTAAVSLSKISNDIRWLSSGPLNGLNEIQLPERQKGSSIMPGKVNPVIPEAILMACTQVMGNDTTITLAGQSGNFQLNTMLPLIGHSLIQSIQLLTTSSTALADKVIKDMQVNHAHIKQSVARNPILATALAPLIGYEKSAQIAIQAYQENRTVLDVAKQLTNIDEAELITLLDPKKLAADPQ from the coding sequence ATGCAAACAGATAACTCAGACAGTTCAGCATATGAACACTCCACATCTGATGTGCTTTATGGCAATGAAACCGCAAAAGCATTAAGTAATTTCACAATCAGTCAATTAACCATGCCTAGAGCATTTTTATGGGCGTTAGGCACGTTAAAAGGGGCCTGTGCCGAAGCGAATTTAACCCTGAAATTACTGGATAAAGAAAAGGCTCAGGCGATAATCCTAGCTGCAGAAGAAGTGGCCAACGGTTTTCATGATAAACAATTTCCGGTAGATGTATTTCAAACGGGATCTGGCACTAGTACCAATATGAATGCTAATGAAGTGATTAGTACGCTGGTCAGTTTACGCAGTAACAACAAGCTAAGCGTTCACCCCAACGATCATGTCAATTTGGGGCAAAGCTCAAACGACATTATTCCATCCTGTATTCATTTAAGTGCCGCCATGCTAATCAATCATGAGTTATTACCGGCATTACAACATTTAACCCGTACCATAAATGAAAAAGCACAGGCACATCACAATACCATCAAAACCGGCAGAACCCATTTAATGGATGCCATGCCTCTTAGTTTTGCCCAAGAGATTAGCGGCTGGTCTGCACAAATTGATTATGTGCATGAACAACTCAACCTTAGTTTAACCAATTTGTGTCACCTTGCCATTGGTGGCACTGCTATAGGTACTGGAGTAAATACACATGTTGAATTTGGCGAAATGGTTTGCAAAAATATTGCAGAAAAAACCACCTTAGCTTTTACGCCAGCAGGCAATTATTTTCGAGCAATTAGCAGCCAAGACACAGCAGTGAATATCAGTGGTATTCTGAAAACTGCCGCGGTGAGTTTGAGCAAAATTAGTAATGATATTCGTTGGCTCAGTAGCGGCCCGCTCAATGGTCTTAATGAAATCCAATTACCAGAACGGCAAAAAGGCAGCAGTATTATGCCCGGCAAAGTCAATCCAGTGATCCCTGAAGCCATACTCATGGCCTGTACTCAGGTAATGGGCAATGACACAACTATTACCCTGGCCGGTCAATCAGGTAATTTTCAACTAAACACTATGTTGCCGCTCATTGGCCATTCGTTAATTCAAAGTATTCAACTATTAACCACATCGAGTACCGCACTGGCCGATAAAGTGATTAAAGACATGCAAGTTAATCATGCGCATATCAAGCAAAGTGTGGCACGAAACCCCATTTTGGCAACCGCTCTCGCGCCTTTAATTGGTTACGAAAAAAGTGCACAGATAGCGATACAAGCCTACCAAGAAAACAGAACTGTATTAGATGTGGCCAAACAGCTAACCAATATAGATGAAGCAGAGTTAATTACCTTATTAGATCCTAAAAAACTCGCAGCTGATCCGCAATAA
- a CDS encoding diguanylate cyclase, with protein sequence MGNFNKLTLKNLLENANIGVVIHKWDTTVVYANPTALQLLRLTYEQIIGRDAYDPQWRFLDEANRPLINEQFPVSQVKRFKNPIHNVVLGVIDGKQEKPSWLMVNAYPELAEDDKNNFIVVTFNDITDKKSSFSFQSIADNAEDIIIVTEADDITTPLGPRIIYVNDAFEKLTGFSREEAIGETPRILQGKETDKDELKRISLALQNRQSISSTLRNYTKTGHPYWLSLNIFPLKNKYGEVTHFAAIERDVTNEIYSAQQLETHNQNLKELKSNLEELVRVRTQELHDANKQLYRFAYQDVLTKLPNRRSFLEQAEQQISRAVRAQQTILTGLLDIDNFKQINDTYGHETGDKVLIKVAECFSVFFRQEDCYSRYGGEEFTFCILLQDNKQAMDICQRLRTSIADLVFDVAPEASFQITVSIGASVSKANANSNLEFELNVADRALYKAKNTGRNRVEITIK encoded by the coding sequence ATGGGTAACTTTAACAAGCTAACCTTAAAAAACTTGCTCGAAAACGCCAATATTGGTGTGGTTATTCATAAATGGGATACGACTGTAGTATATGCCAATCCAACGGCACTACAGCTCTTAAGACTTACCTATGAACAAATTATCGGCCGCGACGCTTATGATCCACAATGGCGGTTTCTTGACGAAGCCAATCGTCCATTAATAAATGAACAATTTCCAGTATCTCAAGTTAAACGTTTTAAAAACCCAATACACAATGTGGTTTTAGGGGTTATAGACGGTAAGCAAGAAAAACCCTCTTGGCTTATGGTTAATGCCTACCCTGAATTAGCTGAAGACGACAAAAATAATTTTATTGTGGTGACCTTTAACGATATTACTGACAAAAAGAGCTCCTTTTCTTTTCAATCAATTGCCGACAATGCCGAAGATATTATTATTGTCACCGAGGCGGATGATATAACAACACCTCTAGGCCCACGTATTATTTATGTTAATGATGCTTTTGAAAAACTAACAGGCTTTAGCCGAGAAGAAGCAATTGGTGAAACCCCAAGAATTTTACAGGGAAAAGAGACCGACAAGGATGAATTAAAACGTATTAGTTTAGCACTACAAAACCGACAAAGTATCTCGTCTACCTTACGCAATTATACAAAAACGGGGCATCCTTATTGGCTTAGTTTAAATATCTTCCCCCTTAAAAACAAGTACGGTGAAGTCACGCACTTTGCCGCTATCGAACGTGATGTAACTAATGAAATATACAGCGCACAACAACTCGAGACACATAACCAAAACCTAAAGGAGCTGAAGTCTAATTTAGAAGAATTAGTACGAGTCAGAACCCAAGAATTACATGACGCCAACAAGCAACTTTATCGTTTTGCCTATCAAGACGTATTAACCAAACTTCCTAATAGAAGAAGCTTTTTAGAACAGGCCGAACAACAAATTAGTCGAGCAGTTCGCGCACAACAAACGATATTGACAGGTTTATTGGACATAGATAATTTTAAACAAATTAATGATACTTATGGACATGAAACAGGCGATAAGGTTCTGATAAAAGTAGCGGAGTGTTTCTCTGTTTTTTTCAGACAAGAAGACTGTTACAGTCGCTATGGTGGAGAAGAATTTACGTTCTGTATTTTACTGCAAGACAACAAACAAGCTATGGATATTTGCCAACGTTTAAGAACTAGCATCGCTGATTTAGTATTTGATGTAGCACCCGAAGCTAGTTTTCAAATCACCGTAAGTATTGGCGCAAGTGTGTCTAAAGCAAATGCAAATAGCAATTTAGAATTTGAGTTAAATGTAGCAGACCGAGCGCTATATAAAGCAAAAAATACAGGCCGTAATCGAGTGGAAATTACAATAAAATAA
- a CDS encoding mechanosensitive ion channel family protein produces MQQITDLLNFKLFTLLEHDFTLGELLISPILIFLGIWLTKKITRIIVKKLIKNGANPDLVHLVKRVASVLVIILMSITILDFLNVPITAFAFLSGAIAIGFGFGAQNIINNFISGWILIWERPIKIGDFLEVESAKGIVEEINTRSTRVRRTDGVHMLIPNSKLLENTVINWTLIDTKTRSTLSVGVAYGSPVRLVEKLIAQSINEQPEVMSTPSPKVIFDDFGDNSLMFVSYFWLNAHVEGDIRLVKSNIRFRIDELFNQHNIVIAYPQRDIHIDGKLQLIKTPQNQIKEAE; encoded by the coding sequence ATGCAACAAATTACCGATTTACTCAACTTTAAGCTATTTACTCTTTTAGAGCATGATTTCACTTTAGGTGAATTATTAATTTCACCTATTTTGATTTTTTTGGGCATCTGGCTGACCAAAAAAATCACTCGCATCATAGTTAAAAAATTAATCAAAAATGGCGCCAACCCTGACCTAGTGCATTTAGTCAAACGAGTCGCGTCTGTATTAGTCATTATATTGATGTCTATTACCATTTTAGATTTTCTTAATGTGCCGATCACAGCATTTGCCTTTTTGTCTGGGGCGATTGCTATTGGTTTTGGTTTCGGCGCACAAAACATCATTAATAACTTTATTAGTGGTTGGATTTTGATATGGGAGCGACCCATTAAAATTGGCGACTTTTTAGAAGTAGAAAGTGCTAAAGGTATAGTAGAAGAAATCAACACTCGTTCTACCCGTGTCAGGCGTACCGACGGTGTACATATGTTAATTCCAAACAGCAAATTATTAGAAAACACTGTGATTAACTGGACCTTGATTGACACTAAAACACGTTCTACATTATCCGTTGGCGTAGCTTATGGATCACCGGTTCGATTAGTTGAAAAATTAATCGCACAAAGTATTAATGAACAACCTGAAGTCATGTCTACTCCGTCACCTAAAGTCATTTTTGACGATTTTGGCGACAATTCCTTGATGTTTGTCAGTTATTTTTGGCTGAACGCACATGTTGAAGGCGACATACGTTTAGTCAAAAGTAATATTCGTTTTAGAATTGATGAGTTATTTAACCAACATAATATTGTCATTGCCTACCCACAAAGAGATATACATATTGACGGCAAATTACAACTCATCAAGACACCTCAAAATCAAATTAAAGAGGCTGAATAA